A single region of the Labrus bergylta chromosome 10, fLabBer1.1, whole genome shotgun sequence genome encodes:
- the LOC114917429 gene encoding G2/M phase-specific E3 ubiquitin-protein ligase-like isoform X2 yields the protein MVSLNVIGYHLARADKTRVLTKIQANTLKDLKKTVGRSRVYIIPQTTITLPLQIPEPEGAHSPPETSPPTGPETASQSLASSASTQLMTTPTAASTAIRPAASTTAPAAIDVFPSQSPSSLALRPQASGSAPQVTPPAPTVPMNMPAFTSNSNSHIGAESPPLNAMSLSSTLDIDGSSPRTDSNPSLEASLDPAQWLNAGTPEVFYRRAHVEPPNSTSINDFVIDDSEEGEEDDNIAVPFESDMPTSEEVELAIILSAFREDHLSGGVISTCCIRRKKLLESAIKAISRVTFCWTDSPQIEFVGEDADDMGGPQREFFRLLMIEVQTSLGIFEGKAGQVFLSYDQAALDQNKYFKAGNLIAWSIAHGGPCIKALDPGLFQLMCGQEPQLEQFDWQLLPDPEVQSKVKRILECKTAGDLTALQKDLGDWINECGVPFIFTATIEDIPKIYAYVVKHYIFLRTARMVHQFTEGMNAFGKLWDLVKENWIAFLPLFTNMQEPLSKAAFKAIFTYSYSSRGTNRREEEEDTIYCWELVLNMIEDKLTELRFEDLLIFITGADEVPALGFPNKPCIDFFEQESGQRRLPYASTCMMCLFLPRGITQEDELHRMLFQATKDSLGFGKV from the exons ATGGTTAGCCTGAATGTCATTGGATATCATCTTGCAAGAGCTGATAAGACCAGGGTTCTGACTAAAATTCAGGCTAATACATTGAAAGACCTGAAGAAAACAGTTGGAAGAAGCAGGGTTTATATTATTCCCCAGACCACTATTACACTGCCGTTACag ATCCCCGAACCTGAAGGGGCTCATAGCCCACCAGAAACATCTCCACCAACTGGACCTGAGACAGCTTCACAGTCTCTAGCTTCTTCAGCATCCACACAACTGATGACCACACCAACTGCTGCATCGACAGCCATCAGACCTGCAGCCTCAACCACTGCCCCTGCAGCCATTGATGTATTTCCATCCCAATCCCCTTCATCACTGGCCCTCAGACCTCAAGCCTCAGGTTCTGCCCCCCAGGTTACACCCCCTGCTCCTACGGTTCCTATGAACATGCCAGCATTCACATCTAACAGTAATTCTCATATAGGTGCAGAGTCCCCTCCCCTTAATGCCATGTCACTCTCTTCAACTCTTGACATTGATGGAAGCTCACCAAGGACAGACTCAAACCCATCACTT GAGGCAAGTTTGGATCCTGCACAGTGGCTGAATGCTGGTACCCCAGAG gTCTTTTACAGAAGGGCACATGTGGAACCACCTAAtag TACTTCTATCAATGACTTTGTCATTGATGATTCAGAGGAAGGGGAAGAGGACGATAACATTGCAGTTCCTTTTGAAAGTGACATGCCTACGtct GAGGAAGTGGAGCTTGCCATAATTCTGAGCGCTTTTCGAGAGGATCACCTTTCTGGGGGCGTCATATCCACTTGTTGTATCAGGAGGAAAAAGCTTCTGGAGAGTGCCATTAAAGCAATCTCCAGAGTCACTTTCTGTTGGACCGATTCACCACAGATTGAGTTTGTAGGAGAAGATGCAGATGATATGGGGGGACCACAGCGAGAGTTTTTCAG ACTCTTGATGATAGAGGTTCAGACCTCTCTTGGCATTTTCGAAGGAAAGGCTGGCCAGGTCTTTCTTAGTTACGACCAAGCAGCATTAGACCAAAATAAGTACTTCAAAGCTGGGAATCTTATCGCTTGGTCGATTGCACATGGAGGTCCATGCATCAAAGCCCTGGATCCCGGCCTCTTCCAGCTGATGTGTGGCCAGGAGCCACAGCTTGAGCAGTTTGACTGGCAGTTGCTGCCTGACCCAGAGGTGCAAAGCAAAGTCAAAAGG ATCCTAGAGTGCAAGACTGCAGGGGACCTGACAGCACTCCAGAAAGACTTGGGGGACTGGATTAATGAGTGTGGTGTCCCATTCATATTCACAGCTACAATTGAAGACATACCAAAAATCTATGCTTACGTGGTGAAGCACTACATCTTTCTcag AACGGCCAGAATGGTACACCAGTTCACAGAGGGAATGAACGCTTTTGGGAAGCTGTGGGACCTGGTAAAGGAGAACTGGATTGCCTTCCTACCATTGTTCACCAACATGCAGGAGCCTTTGTCAAAGGCAGCATTCAAGGCCATCTTCACTTACAGTTACAGCAGTAGAGGAACCAACCGacgtgaggaagaggaggacaccATCTACTGCTGGGAGCTGGTTCTGAACATGATTGAAG ACAAATTGACTGAACTCAGATTCGAAGACCTTCTGATATTCATCACTGGTGCAGATGAAGTCCCTGCCCTTGGGTTTCCAAATAAGCCCTGCATTGACTTCTTTGAACAGGAGTCAGGCCAGCGACGTTTGCCCTACGCCTCGACTTGCATGATGTGCTTGTTCCTTCCTAGAGGAATCACGCAGGAGGACGAATTACATCGGATGCTTTTTCAGGCCACTAAAGACTCTTTGGGATTTGGAAAGGTTTAG
- the LOC114917429 gene encoding uncharacterized protein isoform X1, translating into MSQHIILADINLYCFSGIPRNDLPSGVSNRGYVELSWTLSEFDNYICQSFPMVSLNVIGYHLARADKTRVLTKIQANTLKDLKKTVGRSRVYIIPQTTITLPLQIPEPEGAHSPPETSPPTGPETASQSLASSASTQLMTTPTAASTAIRPAASTTAPAAIDVFPSQSPSSLALRPQASGSAPQVTPPAPTVPMNMPAFTSNSNSHIGAESPPLNAMSLSSTLDIDGSSPRTDSNPSLEASLDPAQWLNAGTPEVFYRRAHVEPPNSTSINDFVIDDSEEGEEDDNIAVPFESDMPTSEEVELAIILSAFREDHLSGGVISTCCIRRKKLLESAIKAISRVTFCWTDSPQIEFVGEDADDMGGPQREFFRLLMIEVQTSLGIFEGKAGQVFLSYDQAALDQNKYFKAGNLIAWSIAHGGPCIKALDPGLFQLMCGQEPQLEQFDWQLLPDPEVQSKVKRILECKTAGDLTALQKDLGDWINECGVPFIFTATIEDIPKIYAYVVKHYIFLRTARMVHQFTEGMNAFGKLWDLVKENWIAFLPLFTNMQEPLSKAAFKAIFTYSYSSRGTNRREEEEDTIYCWELVLNMIEDKLTELRFEDLLIFITGADEVPALGFPNKPCIDFFEQESGQRRLPYASTCMMCLFLPRGITQEDELHRMLFQATKDSLGFGKV; encoded by the exons atgagTCAACATATCATACTCGCTGACAtaaatttgtattgtttttcagGAATCCCAAGAAATGATTTACCAAGTGGGGTCTCAAATAGAGGTTACGTAGAACTTTCTTGGACTCTTTCAGAGTTTGATAATTACATCTGCCAGAGCTTTCCCATGGTTAGCCTGAATGTCATTGGATATCATCTTGCAAGAGCTGATAAGACCAGGGTTCTGACTAAAATTCAGGCTAATACATTGAAAGACCTGAAGAAAACAGTTGGAAGAAGCAGGGTTTATATTATTCCCCAGACCACTATTACACTGCCGTTACag ATCCCCGAACCTGAAGGGGCTCATAGCCCACCAGAAACATCTCCACCAACTGGACCTGAGACAGCTTCACAGTCTCTAGCTTCTTCAGCATCCACACAACTGATGACCACACCAACTGCTGCATCGACAGCCATCAGACCTGCAGCCTCAACCACTGCCCCTGCAGCCATTGATGTATTTCCATCCCAATCCCCTTCATCACTGGCCCTCAGACCTCAAGCCTCAGGTTCTGCCCCCCAGGTTACACCCCCTGCTCCTACGGTTCCTATGAACATGCCAGCATTCACATCTAACAGTAATTCTCATATAGGTGCAGAGTCCCCTCCCCTTAATGCCATGTCACTCTCTTCAACTCTTGACATTGATGGAAGCTCACCAAGGACAGACTCAAACCCATCACTT GAGGCAAGTTTGGATCCTGCACAGTGGCTGAATGCTGGTACCCCAGAG gTCTTTTACAGAAGGGCACATGTGGAACCACCTAAtag TACTTCTATCAATGACTTTGTCATTGATGATTCAGAGGAAGGGGAAGAGGACGATAACATTGCAGTTCCTTTTGAAAGTGACATGCCTACGtct GAGGAAGTGGAGCTTGCCATAATTCTGAGCGCTTTTCGAGAGGATCACCTTTCTGGGGGCGTCATATCCACTTGTTGTATCAGGAGGAAAAAGCTTCTGGAGAGTGCCATTAAAGCAATCTCCAGAGTCACTTTCTGTTGGACCGATTCACCACAGATTGAGTTTGTAGGAGAAGATGCAGATGATATGGGGGGACCACAGCGAGAGTTTTTCAG ACTCTTGATGATAGAGGTTCAGACCTCTCTTGGCATTTTCGAAGGAAAGGCTGGCCAGGTCTTTCTTAGTTACGACCAAGCAGCATTAGACCAAAATAAGTACTTCAAAGCTGGGAATCTTATCGCTTGGTCGATTGCACATGGAGGTCCATGCATCAAAGCCCTGGATCCCGGCCTCTTCCAGCTGATGTGTGGCCAGGAGCCACAGCTTGAGCAGTTTGACTGGCAGTTGCTGCCTGACCCAGAGGTGCAAAGCAAAGTCAAAAGG ATCCTAGAGTGCAAGACTGCAGGGGACCTGACAGCACTCCAGAAAGACTTGGGGGACTGGATTAATGAGTGTGGTGTCCCATTCATATTCACAGCTACAATTGAAGACATACCAAAAATCTATGCTTACGTGGTGAAGCACTACATCTTTCTcag AACGGCCAGAATGGTACACCAGTTCACAGAGGGAATGAACGCTTTTGGGAAGCTGTGGGACCTGGTAAAGGAGAACTGGATTGCCTTCCTACCATTGTTCACCAACATGCAGGAGCCTTTGTCAAAGGCAGCATTCAAGGCCATCTTCACTTACAGTTACAGCAGTAGAGGAACCAACCGacgtgaggaagaggaggacaccATCTACTGCTGGGAGCTGGTTCTGAACATGATTGAAG ACAAATTGACTGAACTCAGATTCGAAGACCTTCTGATATTCATCACTGGTGCAGATGAAGTCCCTGCCCTTGGGTTTCCAAATAAGCCCTGCATTGACTTCTTTGAACAGGAGTCAGGCCAGCGACGTTTGCCCTACGCCTCGACTTGCATGATGTGCTTGTTCCTTCCTAGAGGAATCACGCAGGAGGACGAATTACATCGGATGCTTTTTCAGGCCACTAAAGACTCTTTGGGATTTGGAAAGGTTTAG